Proteins co-encoded in one Scylla paramamosain isolate STU-SP2022 chromosome 43, ASM3559412v1, whole genome shotgun sequence genomic window:
- the LOC135093505 gene encoding adiponectin receptor protein-like, which yields MSGFDEVLGTKIEVRKRPLGTSLDKDLCDGALEQDLFPEFTKLLEDAVPGDDESEGCPLPGTPEDESLIDAKEDEELRHRVVNRESHDDDLVLSSMAQSAFETAEELVHKVWEEVSSWKTQPFSKLPKWLQDNDYLHHWHRPPLPSFAACFKSIFRIHTETGNIWTHLLGCISFIGVMVYFLTGSSLGQHWVQVDLKEKLVFTAFFIGAIFCLGLSFTFHTVSCHSEFVGKLFSKLDYCGIALLIMGSFVPWLYYGFYCDFQPKLIYLTAVVLLGITTIVVSLWEKFSTPTFRPLRAAVFLTFGLSGIIPAVHYTLIEGFDYAITRASMGWLILMGALYVIGALLYAVRVPERFFPGKCDLWFQSHQIFHILVIAAAFVHYHGISEMAMYRLTHGDCSAEDLAAMETKDLL from the exons ATGAGTGGGTTTGACGAggttctaggcaccaaaatagaggtgaggaagaggccTTTAGGGACCTCTCTGGACAAGGATCTGTGTGACGGTGCGCTGGAACAAGACTTATTCCCTGAGTTTACTAAGTTACTCGAGGATGCTGTGCCCGGGGACGACGAGAGCGAGGGCTGCCCACTCCCTGGCACCCCTGAGGACGAGTCTCTCATCGACGCCAAGGAG GATGAGGAGCTGCGGCACCGAGTGGTGAACCGCGAGTCACACGATGACGACCTGGTGCTCAGCTCGATGGCCCAGAGTGCCTTCGAGACGGCGGAGGAGCTGGTGCACaaggtgtgggaggaggtgtCCAGCTGGAAAACACAACCCTTCTCCAAGCTCCCCAAGTGGCTGCAGGACAACGACTACCTGCACCACTGGCACAG ACCGCCACTCCCATCCTTTGCCGCCTGTTTCAAGTCCATCTTCAGGATCCACACTGAGACAGGCAACATCTGGACTCATCTGTTAG GTTGTATATCCTTCATTGGGGTGATGGTGTACTTCCTGACGGGCTCCTCCCTGGGCCAACACTGGGTACAGGTGGACCTTAAGGAGAAGCTGGTGTTCACTGCCTTCTTCATCGGTGCCATCTTCTGCCTCGgactctccttcaccttccacaCAGTGTCCTGCCACTCAGAGTTTGTGGGGAAGCTCTTCAGCAA ACTCGATTACTGTGGCATCGCACTCCTCATCATGGGGTCCTTCGTCCCGTGGCTCTACTACGGCTTCTACTGTGACTTCCAGCCCAAGCTGATCTACCTAACAGCTGTGGTGTTGCTgggcatcaccaccatcgttgTGTCCCTGTGGGAGAAGTTCAGCACACCCACCTTCAGGCCCCTCAGGGCAG CGGTGTTCCTGACCTTTGGATTGTCAGGCATCATCCCCGCAGTGCACTACACGCTCATTGAGGGCTTCGACTATGCCATCACCCGCGCCTCCATGGGCTGGCTCATCCTCATGGGAGCGCTGTATGTGATAGGCGCGCTGCTCTATGCTGTCAGGGTGCCAGAGAGATTCTTCCCTGGCAAGTGTGACCTCTGG ttcCAAAGTCACCAAATCTTCCACATCCTGGTGATAGCGGCGGCCTTTGTCCACTACCATGGGATCTCTGAGATGGCCATGTACCGCCTGACACATGGAGACTGCAGCGCGGAGGACCTGGCAGCCATGGAGACCAAAGACCTGCTCTGA
- the LOC135093504 gene encoding ATP-dependent DNA helicase Q4-like — protein sequence MGEEDVSPRQRLVQAKQRIKTWEGEYKATYGCAPDREAMAQAPEDVRHAYKTYRHYRKAAENSSLREAKRSIGGDEEALNHSSLGDLAGRVSCGDLDRIQEGTTGQEVVAGTPDPAELLTKDSEVCSVGERKDVSEDSCETKSSQITATASHSKPTAKFANKFSNTWGKHLNKGSYRPPPKEKEAQKETSLYSKMAENLRAKSTIKMRKSLSRTSSLNRSQSRPLLSRSFSQPSACSESNDASSELRLCCNGDSSIDKMKVDEEETLQESTSTPNAENTEVFASSFDGTVDELRPLSVFDALEPLCNTTFSSSYKNTTEESRPLGILNTMEPNSCTTPPAHKNTSKPKSVSVLDMMELDSLEKAPKFHEISGSTRPPVTQPISVLSALGQTRTSGLLGVKKRASLNLGWVARCTGTPVEDTIASEQTMPQDSWKMKLINKDWSEDNDKDEESQESAPITQDNDNSAPASVRNDTKPIKNTVKAVRNPRKKAANNAASKRTKKKVDPPLPTQSKAGRVLRTRSTRNAAKPNYTDLSDDEVGSVGGTSSQRGKGRGRFVDEDELWQDMGEREELDEEFEAEESMSNAVDEELGSFQSEPVGEAVCGRKRKKETIEELEEKGKIQCQWPPPKKKRIARKKAAAGGSSKKAGKENLPKIKRTSPKTKRTVRKRKKIEPEEEEEEEDEEEVDSPAIPTQPSNSTPSLEYDETEDIESHGTKTTKARGRYLTGEERMMKKISSGTINNNFVRINLKKKVFVRGKKMMTGGKYRRQEWKKKQMMKSAESGNAAATKNLTCFKCGDFGHWARMCPGKRGDNLTPLEDYDENESTFLSLEEAASMAQGIKRVDSEKPVSKLYPSAKESEGVDDSAGAIGDDGTDMSNIPLPESQEEPGDGKVKEDETMNGEIATGEESKTIRGEVALSENTNQESTLGREGDTAGENQNTDSQQTSNEAEYDFRDSDNDIFDNLEEIECSEQEHEAASSTPRTQSNTSVPSSQSSTSVPPSQSSYWQERPTVEPLYSLNGGELIATPEEVHEALRMFGYPSFRPGQEEAVMRILSGQSTLLVLSTGSGKSLCYQLPAYLYSKHRSPCITLCVSPLVSLMEDQTMRLPKFLRAVCLHTHQNQTQRSQAITAIHSRAAHILLVSPEAVVASRTGGVLGTLLKELPPVAFACLDEAHCVSEWSHNFRPSYLRVCQVLRERLGVRTILGLTATARTATAVSIARHLLISDFSTGVIRGTSVPDNLQLSVSRDRNREEALVTLLRGDRFSECSSIIIYCTRRDECERVATLIRTQLLDPSKVDVKGNLKRSRGLSFDAEAYHAGLSSHRRQQVQKKFMSGKLRIVVATVAFGMGIDKSDVRGIIHFNMPRNVESYVQEIGRAGRDGEEAHCHLFLDDQDGRDIQELKRHIFANSLDRHTIRKLLSKIFKPCTCAKLKSLSSDGNDKGDDMSSNLPSSPGCSSSIVEDDGMVTTGGASDPFSVATTSSTCPKHEVAIPIDTVVEELDLPEENLETLLCYLELHQKDLIRINSHVYANCIVSCYGGPRQLVAVSRKCPPLAVAIALERQKGTDFSKSNRVSFPVVEVASRMGWNSKIVKRELKQLEWNTQDLQSGGKVKRSGVMVEMTDLSFHLEARGDLSDDERDQVLDAVYRRTQVQEQDQLRQLHYTYQLLRSVSHNTILFCCDSIDEERCSRLRTELREYFRCSKALLEVHIEDKVSVKPEVECGIRGSVRSFLSTYEDQQWTGRAVARVFHGIGSPNYPTETWGRVRRYWRQHLNTDFNALVSIATQEILRCK from the exons atgggggaggaggatgtgtCCCCGAGGCAGCGGCTGGTGCAGGCCAAGCAGAGGATCAAG ACATGGGAGGGAGAGTACAAGGCCACGTACGGCTGCGCCCCAGACCGGGAAGCCATGGCCCAGGCCCCGGAGGACGTCAGGCATGCATACAAGACCTACCGCCACTACCGAAAGGCGGCAGAGAACTCTTCCCTACGTGAAGCCAAGAGAAGCATAGGTGGGGATGAGGAAGCCTTGAACCACTCCTCCTTGGGTGACTTGGCTGGCCGTGTGTCGTGTGGTGACCTAGACAGGATTCAAGAGGGTACCACTGGCCAGGAGGTGGTGGCTGGTACTCCTGACCCAGCTGAGTTGCTCACTAAAGACTCTGAGGTGTGTTCtgtgggggaaagaaaagatgttaGTGAAGATTCGTGTGAGACTAAAAGCTCCCAGATCACAGCAACAGCCAGCCATTCCAAACCAACTGCTAAGTTTGCTAATAAGTTCAGTAACACTTGGGGAAAACATCTGAACAAGGGCAGCTATCGTCCACCcccaaaagaaaaggaagcacaAAAGGAGACGTCCCTGTACAGTAAAATGGCCGAGAATCTCCGAGCTAAGAGTACCATTAAGATGAGGAAATCTCTAAGCAGGACATCAAGCCTGAACAGATCCCAGAGCAGGCCACTGTTGTCACGCTCCTTCTCTCAGCCGAGTGCCTGCAGTGAAAGCAATGATGCTTCTAGTGAATTGAGACTCTGTTGTAATGGTGACTCTAGTATTGATAAAATGAAAGTTGATGAAGAAGAAACCTTACAGGAGAGCACCAGCACCCCCAATGCAGAGAACACTGAAGTGTTTGCTTCAAGTTTTGACGGCACTGTTGATGAACTCAGACCATTGAGTGTATTTGATGCACTGGAACCTTTGTGCAATACAACATTCAGTTCAAGTTACAAAAATACAACTGAAGAATCAAGGCCATTAGGTATACTTAATACAATGGAACCTAATTCCTGTACAACTCCACCtgcacacaagaacacaagtaAACCAAAATCTGTAAGTGTCTTGGATATGATGGAATTAGACTCTCTTGAAAAGGCTCCAAAATTTCATGAAATTTCCGGCAGTACGAGGCCACCAGTCACTCAGCCCATCAGTGTTCTGTCTGCACTGGGCCAGACTCGCACCTCAGGCCTCTTGGGTGTCAAGAAGAGGGCATCATTGAACCTTGGGTGGGTGGCTCGCTGCACAGGGACGCCAGTGGAGGACACCATTGCCAGTGAACAGACCATGCCTCAAGACAGCTGGAAGATGAAGCTAATCAACAAGGATTGGTCTGAGGATAATGATAAGGATGAAGAATCACAAGAAAGTGCACCAATTACACAAGATAATGACAACTCTGCACCTGCTTCTGTAAGGAATGACACTAAGCCTATTAAAAACACTGTAAAGGCTGTCAGGAATCCCAGGAAGAAGGCTGCAAACAATGCTGCTTCTAAGAGAACTAAAAAGAAAGTGGATCCTCCTCTGCCAACACAAAGCAAAGCAGGAAGAGTGCTGAGGACGAGGAGTACAAGAAATGCTGCAAAACCCAACTATACTGATCTTAGTGATGATGAAGTGGGCAGTGTTGGTGGCACCTCATcacagagaggaaaaggaagaggtcgCTTTGTTGATGAGGATGAACTGTGGCAGGACATGGGTGAAAGGGAAGAGTTAGACGAGGAATTTGAAGCTGAAGAAAGCATGAGTAATGCTGTGGATGAAGAACTGGGAAGCTTTCAGTCCGAACCTGTGGGTGAGGCAGTCTGtggtagaaagaggaagaaggagacaaTAGAGGAGctagaggagaaaggaaagattcaGTGCCAGTGGCCACCtccaaaaaagaagagaatagcaaggaagaagGCAGCAGCTGGTGGCAGTAGCAAGAAAGCTGGTAAAGAAAACTTGCCAAAAATAAAGAGAACTTCACcaaaaacaaagagaacagttaggaaaaggaagaaaatagagcctgaggaggaggaagaggaggaggatgaagaagaagtagaCTCACCTGCCATACCAACACAACCGTCAAACTCCACCCCAAGCCTTGAGTATGATGAGACAGAAGACATTGAATCACACGGCACCAAGACCACCAAGGCGAGAGGAAGATACCTGACCGGAGAGGAGCGCATGATGAAGAAGATTTCCTCCGgaaccatcaacaacaacttcGTGCGCATCAACCTCAAGAAGAAAGTGTTTGTGCGGGGCAAGAAGATGATGACCGGTGGGAAGTACAGGAGGcaggagtggaagaagaagcagatgaTGAAGAGCGCAGAGAGTGGCAACGCTGCAGCCACCAAGAATCTGACGTGCTTCAAGTGTGGGGATTTTGGACACTGGGCCAGGATGTGTCCAGGGAAGAGAGGTGACAACCTTACTCCTCTTGAAGACTATGATGAGAATGAATCTACATTCCTCAGTCTGGAAGAAGCTGCCTCCATGGCCCAGGGCATCAAAAGGGTAGACTCTGAGAAGCCAGTTAGCAAGTTGTACCCATCAGCTAAAGAGTCAGAGGGTGTTGATGACAGTGCAGGTGCCATAGGTGATGATGGGACAGATATGAGTAACATACCTTTACCTGAGTCACAAGAAGAACCTGGAGatgggaaggtaaaggaggatgaAACAATGAATGGTGAAATTGcaacaggagaggaaagtaaaacaaTCAGAGGTGAAGTAGCATTATCAGAAAACACAAACCAAGAGAGCACACTTGGCAGGGAAGGAGACACAGCAGGTGAAAATCAAAACACAGACTCTCAACAGACAAGCAATGAGGCGGAGTATGATTTCAGAGATTCTGACAACGACATCTTTGACAACTTGGAGGAAATAGAGTGTTCAGAGCAGGAGCATGAGGCAGCCAGCAGCACACCAAGGACACAGAGCAACACAAGTGTCCCTTCATCACAGAGCAGCACAAGTGTCCCTCCATCACAAAGCTCGTACTGGCAGGAGAGGCCCACGGTGGAGCCTCTGTACTCTCTGAATGGTGGGGAGCTTATTGCCACACCTGAGGAGGTGCACGAGGCCCTCAGGATGTTTGGCTACCCATCATTCAGACCTGGCCAGGAGGAGGCTGTCATGAGGATCTTATCTGGCCAGTCTACCCTTCTTGTCCTCTCTACTGGATCAGGCAAGAGTTTGTGTTACCAGCTGCCAGCCTACTTGTACTCAAAGCATCGCTCGCCCTGCATCACGCTGTGTGTCTCCCCTCTTGTCTCTCTCATGGAGGACCAGACAATGAGGCTTCCAAAGTTTCTAAGAGCTGtctgcctccacacacaccagAACCAAACCCAGCGATCCCAAGCCATCACAGCGATACATTCCAGGGCTGCCCACATCCTCCTGGTATCCCCTGAGGCAGTGGTGGCCAGTCGTACAGGTGGAGTACTGGGCACACTCCTCAAAGAGCTTCCTCCTGTGGCCTTTGCTTGTCTTGATGAGGCTCACTGTGTGTCTGAATGGTCACACAACTTCCGGCCTTCCTACCTGAGGGTTTGCCAGGTCCTGCGGGAGAGGCTTGGAGTCAGAACTATCCTCGGACTCACCGCCACAGCCCGCACTGCCACAGCAGTGAGCATAGCACGGCACCTGCTCATCTCTGACTTCAGTACGGGCGTCATTCGTGGCACCAGTGTCCCAGACAACCTACAGCTGTCTGTGTCTAGGGACCGCAACCGAGAGGAGGCCCTGGTGACACTGCTGCGAGGGGACAGGTTCTCAGAGTGCAGCTCCATCATCATCTACTGCACCAGGCGGGATGAGTGTGAGCGTGTGGCCACACTCATCAGGACACAACTTCTTGACCCTTCAAAAGTGGATGTAAAGGGCAACCTGAAGAGGAGCAGGGGCCTGTCCTTTGATGCGGAGGCTTACCATGCTGGCCTCAGCTCTCACCGCAGACAACAGGTGCAGAAAAAGTTCATGTCTGGCAAGCTGAGGATAGTTGTGGCCACGGTGGCTTTTGGGATGGGAATAGACAAGTCTGATGTGCGGGGCATCATCCACTTCAACATGCCCCGGAATGTTGAGAGTTACGTGCAGGAGATTGGCCGGGCAGGGCGAGACGGTGAGGAGGCCCACTGCCACCTCTTCCTGGATGACCAAGATGGAAGGGACATCCAGGAGCTCAAGAGGCACATCTTTGCAAACTCGTTGGACCGACACACCATCAGGAAGCTTCTCAGTAAAATATTCAAGCCCTGTACATGTGCTAAACTGAAAAGTCTGAGTTCAGATGGAAATGATAAAGGTGATGATATGTCTTCAAATCTCCCATCTTCTCCTGGATGCTCTTCATCTATTGTTGAAGATGATGGAATGGTGACCACAGGTGGCGCATCAGACCCGTTCTCTGTGGCCACTACTTCATCAACTTGTCCCAAGCACGAAGTTGCAATTCCTATTGATACAGTAGTGGAAGAATTGGATCTTCCTGAGGAGAATCTGGAGACTCTTCTCTGTTATCTAGAGCTTCACCAGAAGGATCTCATTCGTATTAACTCCCACGTTTATGCTAACTGCATCGTGTCTTGCTATGGGGGTCCTCGCCAGCTGGTGGCTGTCAGTCGGAAGTGTCCCCCGCTGGCCGTGGCCATTGCACTGGAGCGTCAGAAAGGAACAGACTTTAGCAAGAGCAACAGGGTGAGTTTCCCGGTGGTGGAGGTCGCTTCTCGAATGGGGTGGAACAGCAAGATAGTGAAGAGGGAACTGAAGCAACTGGAGTGGAACACGCAGGATCTtcagagtggagggaaggtgaaaaggtCTGGTGTGATGGTGGAGATGACCGACCTCTCCTTCCACCTGGAGGCTCGGGGGGACCTGAGCGACGACGAGCGCGACCAAGTGCTGGATGCTGTCTACCGCAGGACACAAGTGCAGGAGCAGGACCAACTACGCCAGCTGCACTACACTTACCAGCTGCTGCGCTCTGTCTCCCACAACACAATTCTGTTCTGCTGCGACTCCATCGACGAGGAGCGTTGCAGCAGACTGAGAACAGAGCTCAGAGAATACTTTAGGTGCAGCAAGGCCTTGTTGGAGGTTCACATTGAGGATAAGGTGAGCGTGAAGCCTGAGGTGGAGTGCGGCATCAGGGGCAGTGTgcgctccttcctctccacctatGAGGACCAGCAGTGGACAGGGAGGGCGGTGGCGAGGGTGTTCCATGGCATTGGGTCTCCTAACTATCCCACTGAGACTTGGGGCCGTGTGAGGAGGTACTGGCGGCAGCACCTCAACACAGACTTTAATGCCCTGGTGAGCATTGCCACGCAGGAAATACTAAGGTGTAAATAG